The Myxococcales bacterium nucleotide sequence GAACAGGCGCAGAAGTGCGTCGAGCTGTGCCGGCGCGCCGGCGCCGACGCCGCCGAGGTGCTGGTCCGCGACGGCTCCGAGCTGACCGTCAAGATCCGCCTCGGCGAGCCCGAGCTGGTGCAAGAGGCCGGCAGCCGGGCGCTGGGCCTGCGGGTGTTCAAGGACGGCCGCCGCGCGGTCACGTACACCTCGGACCTGCGCGACCGGCCGCTCGAGTCGTTCGTGGCCGAGAGCGTGGCCCTGGCCGCGCTGTCGGAGCCCGACGAGTTCGCGCTGGCGCCGGATCCGGCCGACCTCGCCACCGACGTGCCCGATCTCGATCTCTACGACGAGCGGGTCGGCGAGGTCGACGCCGCGTGGGCCATGCAGCAGTGCATCGTCGGCGAGCGCGCCGCCCGCGCCGCCGACGCGCGCGTGACCAACTCCGACGGCGCGACCTGGTCGCGGGTGATCGGCGCGACCGCGTTCGCGACCTCGGGCGGCTTCGCCGGGGCCTACCGCGGCAGCTACGCGTCGTTCTACGTCGAGCCGATCTGCGACGACGACAGCGAGGCGACGCCCAAGAAGCGCAACGGCTACTGGTGGACCGCCGACCGGTTCCTGGCGCGGCTCGACGACCCCGAGGCGGTCGGGCGCGAGGCCGCCCGCCGGACCGCCGCGCAGCTGGGGTCCAAGAAGATCCCGACCCAGGAGTGCCCGGTGGTGTTCGACCCCGAGGTCGCGCGCTCGCTGGTGGGCACGGTGTTCTCGGTGGCCAACGGCTCGTCGTTCTGGCGCAAGTCGACCTACCTGCTCGGCCGCGAGGGCACGATCATCGCGTCGCCGCTGGTGACGATCGTCGACCGCCCGCACATCCCGCGGGGCCCGGGCTCGCGCCCGTTCGACGGCGACGGCCTGCCGACCCGCGACAACACGCTGGTGCGCGCGGGCGTGCTCGAGACCGTGCTGTGCGACACCTACGCCGCGCGCAAGCTGGGGCGCGGGTCGACCGGCTCGTCGGGGCGCGGCATCGGCGGCAACCCCGGGCCGACCACGTCGAACCTGATCCTCGAGCGCGGCGCCACGCCCCGGGCCGAGCTCATCCGCTCGACCGGGCGCGGCCTGTACGTGACGTCGATGATGGGCTTCGGCTTCAACCCCGTGACCGGCGACTTCTCGCGCGGCGCGGCCGGGTTCTGGATCGAGGGCGGCGAGCTGACGTTCCCGGTCTCGGAGATCACCGTGTCGTGCAACTTCGATCAGCTGCTGCAGCGGATCGACTGCGTCGGCGACGACCTCGACACGCGCAGCTCGACGGTGGCGCCGACGGTGCGGGTCTCGAGCATGACGATCGCCGGCTCGGCGACCTGACGCCCGCCGGGCGAGGTCGCCGGGGGCGCGGCCCGCCCGGCCAGCCCGCGGCGGCCGCGTCCCAGCGTGCTCGGTGGCTGAGATATATTCGGCGCGATGAGCCGCTGGACCCGGGAGGTCGACGATCGCGCCGCGGCGCTGATCGACGGCGTGGTCGCCGGCGGTGACGCCCGCGCCGGGGCGTGGCGCGGCCTGATGGTGCTGCTGGCGCCGCACCTCGAGGCCTGGGCCCGCTCGAGCCGGCTGCTGCGGCGGTGCCGGCTGGCCGGCGATGACGACGCCCGCGCCGTGATGGTCGCGGTGTTCGAGCGGCTGGTGGCGCACGACCACGCCAACCTGCGCGCGTTCGCCGCCCGCGAGGCCGCGGCCGACAGCGACCCCGACGCGATCATGGCGGAGCTCGCGCGCCTGGGCCGGCTCGACGACGACCTCACCGACGAGCCCGCCGCGGACGAGCCCGCGCCGGTCAAGGCCTGGCT carries:
- a CDS encoding TldD/PmbA family protein; the protein is MSATISEATVRELREQAQKCVELCRRAGADAAEVLVRDGSELTVKIRLGEPELVQEAGSRALGLRVFKDGRRAVTYTSDLRDRPLESFVAESVALAALSEPDEFALAPDPADLATDVPDLDLYDERVGEVDAAWAMQQCIVGERAARAADARVTNSDGATWSRVIGATAFATSGGFAGAYRGSYASFYVEPICDDDSEATPKKRNGYWWTADRFLARLDDPEAVGREAARRTAAQLGSKKIPTQECPVVFDPEVARSLVGTVFSVANGSSFWRKSTYLLGREGTIIASPLVTIVDRPHIPRGPGSRPFDGDGLPTRDNTLVRAGVLETVLCDTYAARKLGRGSTGSSGRGIGGNPGPTTSNLILERGATPRAELIRSTGRGLYVTSMMGFGFNPVTGDFSRGAAGFWIEGGELTFPVSEITVSCNFDQLLQRIDCVGDDLDTRSSTVAPTVRVSSMTIAGSAT